Proteins co-encoded in one Medicago truncatula cultivar Jemalong A17 chromosome 8, MtrunA17r5.0-ANR, whole genome shotgun sequence genomic window:
- the LOC11434576 gene encoding uncharacterized protein — MEHCDLQGQRRDIKNKGRNVVWSVPMDKCLIEALVVQAKNGNRVDKCFNENAYTAACVAVNTYFNLNLNNQKVINRLKTLKKRYKVIKDILSQDGFKWNPDTKMIECDHNELWKRYIAAHPDAKGFRGKQIEIYEQLKIVCGNYQAPRRWAKMKDGNGLVVDMKNCEEESASFASPSSENMSDTDGTESYNGPPEYGQIPDGYDEPPVVPIRQLPKRSRSSDDLHNALMTVASSIRRLADSVERSKCSIDTSELLQAVMEIDGLEESRQMYAFEYLNADPIKARAFLTYNTRMRKIYLFRQFCWWR, encoded by the exons ATGGAGCACTGTGATCTGCAAGGACAAAGAAGGGATATAAAAAATAAGGGAAGAAATGTTGTGTGGTCAGTTCCAATGGATAAGTGCCTCATTGAAGCCCTGGTTGTTCAAGCAAAAAATGGAAACAGAGTTGACAAATGTTTCAATGAAAATGCATACACTGCAGCTTGTGTAGCTGTAAACACATATTTCAACTTAAACTTGAATAATCAGAAAGTTATCAATCGACTGAAGACGCTGAAGAAGAGGTATAAAGTAATTAAAGATATTCTAAGTCAGGATGGTTTCAAGTGGAATCCAGATACGAAGATGATTGAGTGTGATCACAATGAGCTTTGGAAGAGATATATTGCA GCACATCCAGATGCAAAAGGATTCCGTGGAAAACAAATAGAGATTTATGAACAACTTAAAATTGTTTGTGGAAATTATCAAGCTCCAAGGCGTTGGGCAAAGATGAAGGATGGTAATGGTCTAGTGGTGGACATGAAGAATTGCGAGGAGGAATCAGCCTCCTTTGCATCTCCTAGTTCAGAAAACATGAGTGATACAGATGGAACTGAGTCATACAATGGGCCTCCTGAATATGGCCAGATTCCAGATGGCTATGATGAGCCTCCAGTGGTACCTATAAGACAACTTCCCAAACGGTCTCGTAGCTCAGATGATCTGCACAATGCATTGATGACAGTGGCATCAAGCATCCGACGATTGGCTGATTCGGTCGAGCGCAGCAAATGCTCAATTGATACCTCTGAACTATTACAGGCTGTGATGGAGATAGATGGGTTGGAAGAGAGTAGACAGATGTATGCATTTGAATATTTAAACGCCGATCCTATCAAAGCTAGAGCCTTCCTGACTTACAATACTAGGATGAGAAAGATATATCTGTTTA